A genomic segment from Gossypium hirsutum isolate 1008001.06 chromosome D04, Gossypium_hirsutum_v2.1, whole genome shotgun sequence encodes:
- the LOC107899012 gene encoding uncharacterized protein isoform X3: MEARFRRGQKKSPEEANQMLQEEVERARQGQRDAESKLSSLEAEVQKMRVEMAAMKRDAEHYSRQVFQRRKMLRIDGLCKKMGYKDAKLLMLYGGRSSINRYLQWKSGKVWSKSFLAGGDSCNSYSELEDLYLILMQHATTWVIQVKKLQQQLQKETDLHLALASAVQHYGSPSSSSPGKLPDKAQELLDSIAILEITVAKLQQALHQGPC, encoded by the exons ATGGAAGCTCGTTTTCGTCGTGGACAAAAAAAGTCCCCAGAAGAAGCAAATCAAATGCTTCAG GAGGAAGTGGAGCGTGCACGCCAAGGTCAAAGAGATGCTGAGAGCAAGCTCTCTTCATTAGAG GCTGAAGTGCAGAAAATGAGGGTTGAAATGGCTGCCATGAAGAGGGATGCTGAGCATTATTCACGCCAG gtttttcaaagaagaaaaatgctGAGAATAGATGGTCTCTGCAAAAAGATGGGCTACAAGGACGCCAAGTTACTGATGCTTTACGG GGGAAGAAGTTCTATTAATAGGTATTTACAATGGAAGAGTGGTAAGGTTTGGAGCAAGTCATTTTTAGCTGGGGGTGATTCTTGTAATTCTTATTCTGAATTGGAG GATTTATATCTCATTCTCATGCAACATGCTACCACTTGGGTGATACAGGTTAAAAAGTTGCAGCAGCAGTTGCAGAAAGAGACCGATTTGCACTTAGCTCTAGCAAGTGCTGTTCAACATTATGGTTCACCTTCTTCTAGTTCTCCAGGCAAGCTTCCAGATAAG GCCCAGGAGCTTTTAGATAGCATAGCTATTCTCGAGATTACCGTAGCAAAGTTACAGCAAGCATTACACCAGGGACCGTGTTAA
- the LOC107899012 gene encoding uncharacterized protein isoform X6 has protein sequence MRVEMAAMKRDAEHYSRQVFQRRKMLRIDGLCKKMGYKDAKLLMLYGGRSSINRYLQWKSGKVWSKSFLAGGDSCNSYSELEDLYLILMQHATTWVIQVKKLQQQLQKETDLHLALASAVQHYGSPSSSSPGKLPDKAQELLDSIAILEITVAKLQQALHQGPC, from the exons ATGAGGGTTGAAATGGCTGCCATGAAGAGGGATGCTGAGCATTATTCACGCCAG gtttttcaaagaagaaaaatgctGAGAATAGATGGTCTCTGCAAAAAGATGGGCTACAAGGACGCCAAGTTACTGATGCTTTACGG GGGAAGAAGTTCTATTAATAGGTATTTACAATGGAAGAGTGGTAAGGTTTGGAGCAAGTCATTTTTAGCTGGGGGTGATTCTTGTAATTCTTATTCTGAATTGGAG GATTTATATCTCATTCTCATGCAACATGCTACCACTTGGGTGATACAGGTTAAAAAGTTGCAGCAGCAGTTGCAGAAAGAGACCGATTTGCACTTAGCTCTAGCAAGTGCTGTTCAACATTATGGTTCACCTTCTTCTAGTTCTCCAGGCAAGCTTCCAGATAAG GCCCAGGAGCTTTTAGATAGCATAGCTATTCTCGAGATTACCGTAGCAAAGTTACAGCAAGCATTACACCAGGGACCGTGTTAA
- the LOC107899012 gene encoding uncharacterized protein isoform X4 has product MEARFRRGQKKSPEEANQMLQMQAWKEEVERARQGQRDAESKLSSLEAEVQKMRVEMAAMKRDAEHYSRQVFQRRKMLRIDGLCKKMGYKDAKLLMLYGGRSSINRYLQWKSGKVWSKSFLAGGDSCNSYSELEVKKLQQQLQKETDLHLALASAVQHYGSPSSSSPGKLPDKAQELLDSIAILEITVAKLQQALHQGPC; this is encoded by the exons ATGGAAGCTCGTTTTCGTCGTGGACAAAAAAAGTCCCCAGAAGAAGCAAATCAAATGCTTCAG ATGCAGGCATGGAAGGAGGAAGTGGAGCGTGCACGCCAAGGTCAAAGAGATGCTGAGAGCAAGCTCTCTTCATTAGAG GCTGAAGTGCAGAAAATGAGGGTTGAAATGGCTGCCATGAAGAGGGATGCTGAGCATTATTCACGCCAG gtttttcaaagaagaaaaatgctGAGAATAGATGGTCTCTGCAAAAAGATGGGCTACAAGGACGCCAAGTTACTGATGCTTTACGG GGGAAGAAGTTCTATTAATAGGTATTTACAATGGAAGAGTGGTAAGGTTTGGAGCAAGTCATTTTTAGCTGGGGGTGATTCTTGTAATTCTTATTCTGAATTGGAG GTTAAAAAGTTGCAGCAGCAGTTGCAGAAAGAGACCGATTTGCACTTAGCTCTAGCAAGTGCTGTTCAACATTATGGTTCACCTTCTTCTAGTTCTCCAGGCAAGCTTCCAGATAAG GCCCAGGAGCTTTTAGATAGCATAGCTATTCTCGAGATTACCGTAGCAAAGTTACAGCAAGCATTACACCAGGGACCGTGTTAA
- the LOC107899012 gene encoding uncharacterized protein isoform X5, with translation MEARFRRGQKKSPEEANQMLQAWKEEVERARQGQRDAESKLSSLEAEVQKMRVEMAAMKRDAEHYSRQVFQRRKMLRIDGLCKKMGYKDAKLLMLYGGRSSINRYLQWKSGKVWSKSFLAGGDSCNSYSELEVKKLQQQLQKETDLHLALASAVQHYGSPSSSSPGKLPDKAQELLDSIAILEITVAKLQQALHQGPC, from the exons ATGGAAGCTCGTTTTCGTCGTGGACAAAAAAAGTCCCCAGAAGAAGCAAATCAAATGCTTCAG GCATGGAAGGAGGAAGTGGAGCGTGCACGCCAAGGTCAAAGAGATGCTGAGAGCAAGCTCTCTTCATTAGAG GCTGAAGTGCAGAAAATGAGGGTTGAAATGGCTGCCATGAAGAGGGATGCTGAGCATTATTCACGCCAG gtttttcaaagaagaaaaatgctGAGAATAGATGGTCTCTGCAAAAAGATGGGCTACAAGGACGCCAAGTTACTGATGCTTTACGG GGGAAGAAGTTCTATTAATAGGTATTTACAATGGAAGAGTGGTAAGGTTTGGAGCAAGTCATTTTTAGCTGGGGGTGATTCTTGTAATTCTTATTCTGAATTGGAG GTTAAAAAGTTGCAGCAGCAGTTGCAGAAAGAGACCGATTTGCACTTAGCTCTAGCAAGTGCTGTTCAACATTATGGTTCACCTTCTTCTAGTTCTCCAGGCAAGCTTCCAGATAAG GCCCAGGAGCTTTTAGATAGCATAGCTATTCTCGAGATTACCGTAGCAAAGTTACAGCAAGCATTACACCAGGGACCGTGTTAA
- the LOC107899012 gene encoding uncharacterized protein isoform X1: MEARFRRGQKKSPEEANQMLQMQAWKEEVERARQGQRDAESKLSSLEAEVQKMRVEMAAMKRDAEHYSRQVFQRRKMLRIDGLCKKMGYKDAKLLMLYGGRSSINRYLQWKSGKVWSKSFLAGGDSCNSYSELEDLYLILMQHATTWVIQVKKLQQQLQKETDLHLALASAVQHYGSPSSSSPGKLPDKAQELLDSIAILEITVAKLQQALHQGPC, translated from the exons ATGGAAGCTCGTTTTCGTCGTGGACAAAAAAAGTCCCCAGAAGAAGCAAATCAAATGCTTCAG ATGCAGGCATGGAAGGAGGAAGTGGAGCGTGCACGCCAAGGTCAAAGAGATGCTGAGAGCAAGCTCTCTTCATTAGAG GCTGAAGTGCAGAAAATGAGGGTTGAAATGGCTGCCATGAAGAGGGATGCTGAGCATTATTCACGCCAG gtttttcaaagaagaaaaatgctGAGAATAGATGGTCTCTGCAAAAAGATGGGCTACAAGGACGCCAAGTTACTGATGCTTTACGG GGGAAGAAGTTCTATTAATAGGTATTTACAATGGAAGAGTGGTAAGGTTTGGAGCAAGTCATTTTTAGCTGGGGGTGATTCTTGTAATTCTTATTCTGAATTGGAG GATTTATATCTCATTCTCATGCAACATGCTACCACTTGGGTGATACAGGTTAAAAAGTTGCAGCAGCAGTTGCAGAAAGAGACCGATTTGCACTTAGCTCTAGCAAGTGCTGTTCAACATTATGGTTCACCTTCTTCTAGTTCTCCAGGCAAGCTTCCAGATAAG GCCCAGGAGCTTTTAGATAGCATAGCTATTCTCGAGATTACCGTAGCAAAGTTACAGCAAGCATTACACCAGGGACCGTGTTAA
- the LOC107899012 gene encoding uncharacterized protein isoform X2 codes for MEARFRRGQKKSPEEANQMLQAWKEEVERARQGQRDAESKLSSLEAEVQKMRVEMAAMKRDAEHYSRQVFQRRKMLRIDGLCKKMGYKDAKLLMLYGGRSSINRYLQWKSGKVWSKSFLAGGDSCNSYSELEDLYLILMQHATTWVIQVKKLQQQLQKETDLHLALASAVQHYGSPSSSSPGKLPDKAQELLDSIAILEITVAKLQQALHQGPC; via the exons ATGGAAGCTCGTTTTCGTCGTGGACAAAAAAAGTCCCCAGAAGAAGCAAATCAAATGCTTCAG GCATGGAAGGAGGAAGTGGAGCGTGCACGCCAAGGTCAAAGAGATGCTGAGAGCAAGCTCTCTTCATTAGAG GCTGAAGTGCAGAAAATGAGGGTTGAAATGGCTGCCATGAAGAGGGATGCTGAGCATTATTCACGCCAG gtttttcaaagaagaaaaatgctGAGAATAGATGGTCTCTGCAAAAAGATGGGCTACAAGGACGCCAAGTTACTGATGCTTTACGG GGGAAGAAGTTCTATTAATAGGTATTTACAATGGAAGAGTGGTAAGGTTTGGAGCAAGTCATTTTTAGCTGGGGGTGATTCTTGTAATTCTTATTCTGAATTGGAG GATTTATATCTCATTCTCATGCAACATGCTACCACTTGGGTGATACAGGTTAAAAAGTTGCAGCAGCAGTTGCAGAAAGAGACCGATTTGCACTTAGCTCTAGCAAGTGCTGTTCAACATTATGGTTCACCTTCTTCTAGTTCTCCAGGCAAGCTTCCAGATAAG GCCCAGGAGCTTTTAGATAGCATAGCTATTCTCGAGATTACCGTAGCAAAGTTACAGCAAGCATTACACCAGGGACCGTGTTAA